The bacterium genome includes the window GCAGCGGTTCGTGCGCGAATAGCGGCGCCGGAACGGGAGATGCGCAGGAGATATCCCTCGGGATGGACGACAGCCGGGTCATGGGAAAAGACGATGGAAAAATCCGCCGGCCGGTCGATTACGGTTTCAACGCCCGGCAGGGCGGAAAGCAGGTCGATCAATCCATCGATCGCCCGCCGCTGTTCCGCATCGTGCAAGGGCCATCCCTGGATCGAGATGCGGCCAGGAAACGGAAAAGGTTCGCCGTTGTCCTGCACTAGTTGTGGGGCAGGGATCAGAGGTATTTGCTTTAGCAAATCCACTTTGGCGTCTGCCGTAAGCATACCGTTCCAGCAGACCAAGAACAGCGCAAGGCATTTTTTCATGCTTCCTCTTTTGGCTTGCAGTGAAGATGGGTTGGAATAAAGGCCGGTATGCTGGATGAGCCCGATTGCGTTTGTAAATAGGCTCTCATCCTTGTGCGTTCCGGCCGCTGGCTGTTTTCGTGTCTGCCGTCCAGGGATGCGCGAGAACTTGTTTATCTGAAAATGTCAAAATGGCTGAGCAGCCACCACAGAATCAGAAAAATCAATACGGTTGAAAAACATCCTTTGCCCCATTTGTGGGCGCCCCAACCGGCAACGAGGGTGCGTAATACTTTGCTCATGTGTTGCTCCTGGTTTGCGATGAAGGGATGATCGCGTTGCCCCGTTTTTTGCACTATGGGGACGCGGCGGTTAATTGGAAAAGAGAGATCGTGTGGAGAAATCCGGATCGCAGGTCAGATTCAGGCCGAGCTTGCGCAGACCGGCCTCGTCGCCCGGGGTGGGGATATGGGTGATGTGCACGTCGCAGCCGCGGATCAACTTGAGCTTCTCCACCGCGATCTGGGCGGCTGGATTAGCGGCGCCGCTGATGCTGAGCGCGATCAGGGTTTCCTCCAGGTCCAGGCTCAACCGCTTGCCGGCGAGCACATCCCGCTTGAAATGCGTAAGTGATTCAATGATGTTTTTCGGCAGCAGGTCGATGGAGGGCGGGATGCCGGCCAGATGCTTTGCAGCGTTAAGTATCAGACACGCTGCGGCATGCATGGTCGGCGAGTTCATGCCGGTGATGATCGTTCCGTCGGTCAAAGCTAACGCAGCGCCGCAGTAGATTCCCTCATTGCCCTTGCCGCGGTCGCGGGCCTGGTCAGCGGCTTTGCGCGCAGGCAGCACGACCGGACGGTCCTCGGGTCTGGCGCCGATTTCATCCATGATCAGCGATGCCCGCTCCACCGTGCCTTTGTCGATCAGCCCCATGGCGTATTCGCAGGCGTAACGGAAATGCCGGCGGATGATCTCCTGCACTGACGCTTCGCGGACCGCCTGATCATCGATGATGCCGGTACTGACCCGGTTGACCCCCATATCTGTGGGCGACTTGTAGGGACAGGGCTCCCCGGTGATCTTTTCAATGATCCGGCGTAGCAGCGGGAACGCCTCCACATCGCGATTATAGTTCACCGTCTTGATGTTGTAGGCCTCCAGGTGATGGGAGTCGATCATATTAAAGTCGCGCAGGTCCGCGGTGGCCGCTTCATACGCTACATTCACCGGATGTTTGAGCGCCAGGTTCCAGATTGGAAAGGTTTCGAACTTGGCATAGCCGGCGCGGATTCCGCGTTTGCGTTCGTGATAGAGCTGCGACAGCGCGGTGGCGAGTTTGCCGCTTCCAGGGCCCGGCCCGGTGATGACAACGATCGGTTTTCGGGCAGCAATATAGGAATTGGCGCCATACCCTTCCTCGCTGACGATCATCTCCACATGGGTGGGATACCCTTTGGTGGACTTGTGCGTATAGACCGTGATACCGCGTCGTTCCAGTTTGTTTTTAAATTGGATGGCGGCGGGTTGCTCCTCAAATCGGGTGATCACCACCGCCTGTAC containing:
- a CDS encoding DUF1846 domain-containing protein codes for the protein MPGPIGFDNDKYLAEQSAAILHRIGQFGDKLFLEFGGKLLYDYHAARVLPGYDPNVKMRLLQKLGDQVDVILCIYAGDIEHKKMRADFGISYDADALKLIDDLREWGIDVQAVVITRFEEQPAAIQFKNKLERRGITVYTHKSTKGYPTHVEMIVSEEGYGANSYIAARKPIVVITGPGPGSGKLATALSQLYHERKRGIRAGYAKFETFPIWNLALKHPVNVAYEAATADLRDFNMIDSHHLEAYNIKTVNYNRDVEAFPLLRRIIEKITGEPCPYKSPTDMGVNRVSTGIIDDQAVREASVQEIIRRHFRYACEYAMGLIDKGTVERASLIMDEIGARPEDRPVVLPARKAADQARDRGKGNEGIYCGAALALTDGTIITGMNSPTMHAAACLILNAAKHLAGIPPSIDLLPKNIIESLTHFKRDVLAGKRLSLDLEETLIALSISGAANPAAQIAVEKLKLIRGCDVHITHIPTPGDEAGLRKLGLNLTCDPDFSTRSLFSN